Below is a window of Pseudomonas eucalypticola DNA.
AGGTAGAACCAGGTAATCACCAGCAGCAGCGGGATAGACCGGAAGTAATTGACGTAGGCGCCCGCGACATTGGACAGCAGCCGGCTGGAGGACAGGCGCATCAGCGCCAGCAAGGTGCCCAGCACGATACCGCCCACCACACCCATGACCATCAGTTGCAGGGTCATCAGCATGCCGTTCCACAGGCCGGGCAGGGCGGGAATGATTCCACTGAAATCCATTTACTTGCCCCCCACGGAAATCAGGCCGGGCACCGCGACTTTTTTCTCGATCACACGCATCAGCAGCATCAGGCTCATGTTCAGGGTGAAGTAGATCAGCGTGGCCAGGGTGAAGGCCTCGAACAGGTTCGCCGAGAACTCGGCGGTCTGCTTGGTCTGGGCCAGCAGCTCCATCAGGCCGATCAGCGAGGCGACCGAGGAGTTCTTGAACACGTTGAGGAACTCGGAGGTCAGCGGCGGAATGATGATCCGGTACGCTTGGGGCAGCAGCACATTCCAGTATATCTGCGGCAGGCTGAAACCCATGGCCCGGGCCGCGCCTTCCTGGCCTCGGGGCAGGGCCTGGATGCCGGTGCGCACTTGTTCGCACACCCGCGCGGCGGTGAACAGTCCCAGGCACACAACGACGCTCAAGAAGGCCGAGGTCGTGGGGTTGAGGTCCTGCTTGAACCATTCCTGGAAGCTTTCGGGCAACAGGTCGGGCACCACGAAGTACCAGATGAACAGTTGCACCAGCAGCGGTACGTTGCGGAAGATTTCCACGTAAGTGGTGCCGATGGCCGATACCCAGCGGTTGGGCACGGTGCGCATCACGCCGAGCACGGAGCCCAGCAGCAAGGCAATGATCCAGGCCACGACAGCGATACCGATGGTCCAGCCCAGGCCGGTGATGTACCAGTCCAGGTAGATCTCGCTGCCAATGCCGGTGGACTTGAAGAACACGCCCCAGTCCCAGTTGTAATTCATCAGGGTCTCCCCTTGTGCGGGTGATTCACAGGCACCTTCAACCCGCCACCGGCGCGTTCGCACCAGTGGCTAAGGTGAAGGGTAGACGTTGCGGGCGGATCAGTCTTTGGCAGGCTGGTCGGTCGGGGTGGCGATCAGCGCCTTGAGCTCGTCGCTCATGGCGAAGCTCAGGTTCAGGCCCTTGGGTGGAATGGGCTGGGTAAACCACTTGTTGTAGATGGTGTTGATCTCGCCCGACTTGAACACGGCGACGATGGCATCATCCACGGCCTTCTTGAACGGCGCATCGCCCTTGCGCACCATGCAGCCATACACTTCGTGGGATTGCGCGGTACCCGTCACGGCCCAGTCGTCGGGCTTCTTGGCCTTGGCCTTTTCCCCGGCGAGCAGGGCGTCGTCCATCATGAAGGCCACGGCGCGGCCGGATTCGAGCATCTGGAAGGACTCGCCATGGTCCTTGGCCGAAATCACGTTCATGCCCATCTGCTTGTCGGCGTTCATGGCCTTGAGCAGGCGCTCGGAGGTGGTACCGGCGGTGGTGACCACGTTCTTGCCCTTCAGGTCGGGGAAGTCCTTGTAGGCCGAGTCTTTCTTGGACAGCAGGCGCGTGCCGATCTCGAAGATACCCACCGAGAAGTCCACCTGTTGCGCGCGCTCGGCGTTGTTGGTGGTGGAGCCACACTCGATGTCGACGGTGCCGTTCTGCACCAGTGGGATACGGGTCTGGGAGGTGACCAGGTTGTATTTGACATTCAGGTTGGGCATGTCGAGGTCTTTCTTCAGGGCCTCGACGATTTTCAACTGGATGTCATGGGAGTAGCCGACCGGTTTGCCGGAGGCGTCCGCGATGTAGGAGAAAGGAATGGAGGAGTCGCGGTGGCCCAGGGTGATGGTGCCCGAATCCTTGATTTTCTTCAGGGTGCCTGTCAGCTCCTCGCCCAAGGCGGGGCTGCTGATCAGTGTCGCCGCAATGGCGGCGCCCAGCAGGGTATGAACGATGCGCATCTATGTCTCCTCGACCTTTGTTTTTCTTATGGGAACCGTGGTGTGGCTCATTCGTTCAGCAGTCTGTGCTGCTGATTCCGATGTTGAGTGTAGAGCATTAGTCGTGCCAGATCCGGAACGATAGTCCAAGTGGCTGATTGGAAAGGAGATTAATCTTTGGTAACAGCTGTGTGGCGGGGGCAGGTGGTCGGCTGGCCGAATGCTGGCACTTATCCGATTCGGATTTCCGATTCTGCAGTGCAGCGTTATGAACGTCGCTGCCCAGCGTGGAACCGGGCGAGGCTCGGTTCCACAGAAAGGGCGGTTCAAGCGGCCTGGGTGTGCACAGCCTTGGCCAAGTAGTCGGCGAGCTTCTGTTGTTCGGCTGCGTTCATGAACAGGCCCAGCTTGCTGCGGCGCCACAGGATGTCGGCAGCCTCGACGGCCCATTCCTCACGGCACAGGTAATCCACTTCGCGGCTGTACAGGTTGGCGCCCATCAGTTCGCCCAGGTCTGCCAGGCTGGCGGTATTCTCCAGCAGTTTCCAGCTGCGCTGGCCATAGGTGATGGACCAGCGCTTGGCCAGGTCTGCGGGCAACCAGGCGTGCTTGGCGACCATCGCCGCCGCCAGTGCCTGCGGGGTGGTCATCTGTTCGCCGCCAGGCAGGGGCGCCGCCGCGGTCCAACTGCCCTTGATGTGCTTGAAGAACGGTGCCAGCTGCGCCATGGCCGATTCAGCCAGCTTGCGGTAGGTGGTCAGCTTGCCACCGAACACCGACAGCAATGGCGCTTCCTCGGCGCCGCCTGACAGCGACAGCGTGTAGTCGCGGGTCACGGCTGAGGGGTTGTCGGACTCGTCGTTGCACAACGGGCGCACGCCGGAATAGGTATGCAGGATATCGCTTCGCTGTACCTGCTGCTTGAAGTGGGCGTTGACCACCTTCAGCAGGTAGTCGGTCTCGGCTTCGGTGATCGCTACCTTCGCCGGGTCGCCGGTGTATTCCCGGTCGGTGGTGCCGATGATGGTGAATTTTTCCAGGTACGGAATGGTGAAGACGATGCGCTGGTCCTCGTTCTGCAGGATGTGCGCCTGTTCACCTTCGTACAGCTTGGGCACGATCAAGTGGCTGCCCTGGATCAGGCGGATGCCATAGGGCGACTCCAGCTTCAAGTCGTCGCGAATGAACTTCGCCACCCAGGGGCCGGCGGCATTGACCAGTGCCTTGGCGTGCACCGAGAACAGGCTGCCATCGGCCCGCTCCAGGTGCACATGCCACAAGCCCTTGATGCGCCGGGCGTTCAGGCAGCGGGTACGGGTGTGCAGGTGGGCGCCGTGTTCCCGGGCAGACATGGCGTTCAACACCACCAGGCGGGCATCGTCCACCCAGCAGTCGGAGTATTCGAAACCGCGGGTGATCTCGCTTTTCAGCGCGCTGTCGGCGCCGAACTTGAGCGTGCGCGAACCGGCCAGCGTTTCGCGCTTGCCCAAGTGGTCGTACAGGAACAGGCCGGCGCGAATCATCCACGCCGGGCGCAGGTGCGGACGGTGGGGCAGCACGAAGCGCATCGGTTTGACGATATGCGGCGCCTTGGCCAGCAGCACTTCGCGCTCGGCCAAGGCTTCGCGCACCAGGCGGAATTCGTAATGTTCGAGGTAACGCAAGCCGCCATGGATCAGCTTGCTGCTGGCCGACGAGGTGTGGCTGGCCAAGTCATCCTTTTCGCAAAGGAACACCGACAGCCCGCGACCTGCCGCGTCCGCTGCGATACCGACGCCATTGATACCGCCGCCGATCACGACGACATCATAGACTTCGGCCAGGGGTGGGGTGGGCAAGATGGTATGGGGCATGGCGGCCTCTGCTGTTAGTTCGAAGTTGAAATCGAACATTCATGTTCATTTTCGAAAATAATAGCGCAACAGAGGGGGGCGGGCTAGTCGATATCGATTGAAAAAACTGATCGGATGGTTTTAAACCGAAAACAAGTGAACATTTTACAACGCCAGGTGCTAGTCGATGTTTGTGCGTGGTACTTGAGATCGAGCGCCGCCCGCGCGGCGCTTCCCGGGCAAGCCCGGTCCCACGTCTGTTTCGGCCCAGTTATGCCTGTGACATCACCTGGTCCGCTTGTGCTTTCACTGCAGATTTGGGATGAACAAACAAAGCGGACCAGGCAATGGTCGAGGCATAATTGGCCCGAAGCAGATGTGGGACCGGGCTTGCCCGGGAAGCGCCGCGCGGGCGGCGCGCGGTCTTGAGGGCACAGGTAAAACCCAGGCATGCACCCGGGGAGCTGCTTAAACCACTTCCAGCCGAATCTTCTGCTGGTTCAGCAACTGCGTCAGCGCCGGCACCGGGGTCTTGTCGGTCACCAGGCAGTCGATCAGGCTGATGGAACCCAGCCGCACCATGGCATTGCGCCCGAACTTGCTGGAGTCGGCGGCCAGGATCACCTGGCGGGCGTTGGCAATGATCGCCTGGGACACCCGCACTTCCTGGTAGTCGAAGTCCAGCAGGCTACCGTCCTCGTCAATGCCGCTGATGCCCACCAGGGCAAAATCCACCTTGAACTGGCTGATGAAGTCCACGCTCGCCTGGCCCACCACGCCGCCGTCGCGGCGAACGGTGCCGCCAGCCAGCTGCACTTCGAAATCATCCTTGGCGCTGAGGATGGAGGCCACGTGCAGGTTATTGGTGATGATCTTCAGGTGGTTGTGGTTCAGCAGGGCGCGGGCGATGGATTCGGTGGTGGTGCCGATATTGATGAACAGCGAAGCGTGGTCGGGGATCTGCGCGGCGATGGCTTCGGCGATCCGCTGCTTTTCGTCGCGCATCTGGTCGGCGCGCATGGCGTAGGCGGTGTTTTCGATGCTGGAATCGTACGCCGCCCCACCGTGATAGCGCCGCAACAGGTTGAGCTCCGCCAACTGGTTGATGTCGCGGCGAATGGTCTGCGGGGTGACGACGAACAACTGGGCCATCTCTTCGATGCTGACGTAGCCGCGTTCACGCACCAGTTCGAGGATTTGTTGTTGGCGTGGGGGCAGGTTCATTGGGCTTCCTTCGGCTGCCGGGCAAAAGGAACAAGCTTGCAGCCTGAAGCTTCAAGCTGCAAGCCACAAGGTGCCGGTCAGGCCACTTGGGGGATGCAGCTTGAAGCGTGAAGCCAGCCGCTACAACCGGGCCTCAAGCCTCTTCGTGGGGCTCCCA
It encodes the following:
- the glpR gene encoding DNA-binding transcriptional repressor GlpR, giving the protein MNLPPRQQQILELVRERGYVSIEEMAQLFVVTPQTIRRDINQLAELNLLRRYHGGAAYDSSIENTAYAMRADQMRDEKQRIAEAIAAQIPDHASLFINIGTTTESIARALLNHNHLKIITNNLHVASILSAKDDFEVQLAGGTVRRDGGVVGQASVDFISQFKVDFALVGISGIDEDGSLLDFDYQEVRVSQAIIANARQVILAADSSKFGRNAMVRLGSISLIDCLVTDKTPVPALTQLLNQQKIRLEVV
- a CDS encoding glutamate/aspartate ABC transporter substrate-binding protein, which gives rise to MRIVHTLLGAAIAATLISSPALGEELTGTLKKIKDSGTITLGHRDSSIPFSYIADASGKPVGYSHDIQLKIVEALKKDLDMPNLNVKYNLVTSQTRIPLVQNGTVDIECGSTTNNAERAQQVDFSVGIFEIGTRLLSKKDSAYKDFPDLKGKNVVTTAGTTSERLLKAMNADKQMGMNVISAKDHGESFQMLESGRAVAFMMDDALLAGEKAKAKKPDDWAVTGTAQSHEVYGCMVRKGDAPFKKAVDDAIVAVFKSGEINTIYNKWFTQPIPPKGLNLSFAMSDELKALIATPTDQPAKD
- the glpD gene encoding glycerol-3-phosphate dehydrogenase — protein: MPHTILPTPPLAEVYDVVVIGGGINGVGIAADAAGRGLSVFLCEKDDLASHTSSASSKLIHGGLRYLEHYEFRLVREALAEREVLLAKAPHIVKPMRFVLPHRPHLRPAWMIRAGLFLYDHLGKRETLAGSRTLKFGADSALKSEITRGFEYSDCWVDDARLVVLNAMSAREHGAHLHTRTRCLNARRIKGLWHVHLERADGSLFSVHAKALVNAAGPWVAKFIRDDLKLESPYGIRLIQGSHLIVPKLYEGEQAHILQNEDQRIVFTIPYLEKFTIIGTTDREYTGDPAKVAITEAETDYLLKVVNAHFKQQVQRSDILHTYSGVRPLCNDESDNPSAVTRDYTLSLSGGAEEAPLLSVFGGKLTTYRKLAESAMAQLAPFFKHIKGSWTAAAPLPGGEQMTTPQALAAAMVAKHAWLPADLAKRWSITYGQRSWKLLENTASLADLGELMGANLYSREVDYLCREEWAVEAADILWRRSKLGLFMNAAEQQKLADYLAKAVHTQAA
- a CDS encoding amino acid ABC transporter permease — protein: MNYNWDWGVFFKSTGIGSEIYLDWYITGLGWTIGIAVVAWIIALLLGSVLGVMRTVPNRWVSAIGTTYVEIFRNVPLLVQLFIWYFVVPDLLPESFQEWFKQDLNPTTSAFLSVVVCLGLFTAARVCEQVRTGIQALPRGQEGAARAMGFSLPQIYWNVLLPQAYRIIIPPLTSEFLNVFKNSSVASLIGLMELLAQTKQTAEFSANLFEAFTLATLIYFTLNMSLMLLMRVIEKKVAVPGLISVGGK